The following proteins come from a genomic window of Triticum aestivum cultivar Chinese Spring chromosome 6A, IWGSC CS RefSeq v2.1, whole genome shotgun sequence:
- the LOC123131249 gene encoding uncharacterized protein yields MKSCTNNAAATKHHGNAHIVRERSRKRKLQKEAYEAETSKKSKVEEVARLSMGKAVAQDLQVHECRRPTSIQIRETNSQPSSLPVSQPSSLKYDKHAPGGKARSAKVQRSAATPFVPPKQVTTLSQHCVFNLAAYKEAKKGRAGPPV; encoded by the exons ATGAAAAGTTGCACAAATAATGCTGCTGCAACTAAGCATCATGGAAATGCACATATTGTCAGAGAAAGGTCTAGGAAAAGGAAACTACAGAAAGAAGCCTATGAGGCAGAAACTTCAAAGAAATCAAAG GTTGAAGAAGTTGCAAGGCTGAGCATGGGAAAGGCTGTAGCTCAAGACCTACAAGTGCATGAGTGCAGACGACCTACAAGCATTCAAATTAGGGAGACAAATTCACAACCAAGCTCATTGCCTGTATCACAACCAAGCTCGCTGAAATATGATAAGCATGCTCCAGGCGGCAAGGCTAGATCAGCAAAGGTTCAGAGAAGTGCTGCTACTCCATTTGTTCCACCTAAACAAGTTACAACTTTGTCACAACATTGTGTCTTCAATTTAGCTGCATACAAAGAAGCTAAGAAAGGCAGAGCAGGTCCTCCAGTTTGA
- the LOC123131250 gene encoding uncharacterized protein — MASVKLAVAALAVVLAWAALAATPAAAYRFEPEPCKTQAMYFKNCLPLVDVPEKCCSVVADKACFCEVEREVEIQCAPGHHCSRADKKVKIAEMNLPCLRNLTCKHA; from the coding sequence ATGGCGTCCGTGAAGCTCGCCGTGGCGGCGCTGGCCGTCGTCCTCGCGTGGGccgcgctcgccgcgacgccggcGGCGGCGTACCGGTTCGAGCCCGAGCCCTGCAAGACGCAGGCCATGTACTTCAAGAACTGCCTCCCCCTCGTCGACGTGCCCGAGAAGTGCTGCAGCGTGGTGGCGGACAAGGCGTGCTTCTGCGAGGTGGAGCGGGAGGTGGAGATCCAGTGCGCGCCCGGCCACCACTGCAGCCGCGCCGACAAGAAGGTCAAGATCGCCGAGATGAACCTCCCCTGCCTCAGGAACCTCACTTGCAAGCACGCGTGA